GCCCGACGGTCGGTGACCAGCATGATCGCTGGAAGGGGAAGGATTGCCCGCCGCCCACTCACCGAATGACGCCCTCCAACGGACTCGACGCACTCGCGTACGCCTTCTTCACGATCCGTCCGGCCAGGAACGCGTTGCGTCCGCCTCGGACGCCTTCGGCGAAAGCCTGACCCATCAATGCCGGGTTACCGGCCTCCGCGATGGCCGTGTTGACGAGACAGGCATCCGCGCCCAGCTCCATCGCGATGGAGGCGTCGGACGGCACGCCCAGGCCGGCATCCACGACGACCGGCACGCTCGCCTGTTCGACGATCACGCGGATCCGGCCGAAGAACGGGATGCCCTGGCCCGAGCCGATGGGCGAGGCCATCGGCATGACGGTCGCGCAGCCGGCGTCCTCAAGCTGTTTGGCCAGGATCGGATCGTCGGTCGTGTACGGCAGCACGACGAACCCTTCCTTGACCAGCAGGCGTGCGGCCTCCAGCGTGCCGACCGGGTCTGGCCAGAGGTACTTCGGATCGCCGATCACCTCGAGCTTGACCCAATTCGAGCCGGTCAGCTCGCGACCCAGGCGGGCGCAGCGAACGGCTTCGTCCACGTTGTAGCAGCCGGCCGTGTTCGGCAGAATCGTGTACCTGGTCCAGTCGATCTCGTCGAGGAGCGTCTTCTTCGACGGATTGTCCAGATCCAGCCGCCG
This is a stretch of genomic DNA from Chloroflexota bacterium. It encodes these proteins:
- a CDS encoding thiazole synthase, whose translation is MLEIAGKTFRSRLMLGSGKFRNADEMRSAYEASGTEIVTVAIRRLDLDNPSKKTLLDEIDWTRYTILPNTAGCYNVDEAVRCARLGRELTGSNWVKLEVIGDPKYLWPDPVGTLEAARLLVKEGFVVLPYTTDDPILAKQLEDAGCATVMPMASPIGSGQGIPFFGRIRVIVEQASVPVVVDAGLGVPSDASIAMELGADACLVNTAIAEAGNPALMGQAFAEGVRGGRNAFLAGRIVKKAYASASSPLEGVIR